A genomic stretch from Synechococcales cyanobacterium T60_A2020_003 includes:
- a CDS encoding EAL domain-containing response regulator, whose translation MKKILVIEDEPTIRDLIADLLEAEGFVSICAHDGATGLKLADEEQPDLILCDIMMPAMDGYAVLEALRQNLRTAALPFIFLTAKADKPNVRRGMVLGADDYITKPFGREELLDAIHARLRKQAIQSSLLQLKGSASAVPSRTIKVARLRQAIEGGEFLVEYQPQVKADTRTIVSAEALIRWRSPDLGTISPGEFIPLAEETELIIQLGEWVLQTVCRQATEWYQRGVPMSRLAVNLSSVQFRRSDLPKTVRHVLEETGLPATMLDLELTESLLIQNVDEAIAKLNELRSLGVRISIDDFGTGYASLGYLQHFPFDILKLDQCFVRNVDSNPKNAAITIALIQMAHSLGLQVIAEGVETEAEREFLLQNNCDIMQGYLFGRSLPPQDLEKRILS comes from the coding sequence CTCGATTTGTGCCCACGATGGGGCAACCGGACTCAAACTCGCGGATGAAGAGCAGCCTGACTTGATTTTGTGCGACATTATGATGCCGGCAATGGACGGCTATGCGGTGCTGGAAGCGCTGCGGCAAAATTTGAGAACGGCTGCGCTTCCCTTTATTTTTTTAACGGCTAAGGCGGATAAACCGAATGTGCGTCGGGGTATGGTGCTGGGTGCGGATGACTACATCACGAAGCCCTTTGGTCGTGAAGAATTGCTAGATGCGATTCACGCCCGACTGAGAAAGCAGGCAATTCAGTCCAGCTTATTGCAGTTAAAAGGGAGTGCATCTGCAGTACCGAGCCGAACGATTAAAGTTGCTCGATTGCGGCAGGCGATTGAGGGGGGTGAGTTCTTAGTTGAGTATCAACCGCAGGTTAAAGCCGACACGCGAACGATCGTTAGTGCTGAAGCCTTGATTCGCTGGCGATCGCCCGATCTGGGCACCATTTCCCCTGGCGAATTTATTCCGCTGGCCGAAGAAACAGAGCTGATTATCCAACTTGGGGAATGGGTGTTGCAAACGGTGTGTCGGCAGGCTACGGAATGGTATCAGCGCGGTGTTCCCATGTCCCGTTTAGCGGTAAACCTGTCGAGCGTTCAGTTTAGGCGATCCGACCTGCCCAAAACGGTGCGGCATGTTTTAGAGGAAACAGGATTGCCCGCGACCATGCTGGATCTTGAGCTAACCGAAAGCTTACTGATTCAAAACGTGGACGAGGCGATCGCCAAACTTAATGAACTGCGATCGCTAGGCGTTCGGATTTCCATCGATGACTTTGGAACCGGATATGCATCGTTAGGCTATCTTCAGCATTTTCCCTTCGATATATTGAAACTCGATCAGTGCTTTGTGCGGAACGTGGATTCCAACCCTAAAAACGCTGCGATTACGATTGCTCTGATTCAAATGGCGCATAGCCTGGGTTTGCAGGTCATTGCCGAAGGGGTAGAAACGGAAGCAGAACGAGAATTTTTGTTGCAAAATAACTGCGATATTATGCAGGGCTACCTGTTTGGGCGATCGCTGCCACCGCAAGATTTAGAAAAGCGGATTTTGTCATAA
- a CDS encoding GAF domain-containing protein has product MNEPITVLIIDPDAEDRARCHHALKQHPYQPYTVYEAESGNDGLQAFGLCYPDVLILEFDLPDMAGLNLIHELHRVHPVPVVMLTGKGTEEIAVQALKQGAHDYISKHQFEPDRLHHAISGAIRQCHLEELLRESRERQRLIATTALRIRQSLDVPQILNTAVAEVRELLRCDRVLVYQFDGDRHGTIVAESVANGWSSTLGQRIQDSCFQADLRKSYLTYREYAIPNVDTADLSDCHLKLLERFNVKANLIVPLVFQGAAPDSETRTLWGLLIAHQCSTPRQWRDEELEILNALAVQLSIGIQHGELLKRTQDSLTKERELNAFKSRIIKTVSHEYRTPLTMILGGAELLERYHDRFDDEKKLKYLRQIQHAAAHMTDLVNDLLFANQVELNQIRFQPICLDIVDFVQDLVEEHQQIASERHRIQFTHRGKHREFCGDTSLLRQMISNLLSNAVKYSPDGGLVDVMLRLEPDELTLQVKDEGIGIPEADRDRLFQAFGRASNVGTIAGTGLGLMIAESCVQMHDGQISVDSEVGKGTTVTIKLPCSCPNVSTLDNL; this is encoded by the coding sequence ATGAATGAGCCAATTACGGTCCTGATTATTGATCCTGATGCTGAGGATCGGGCGCGGTGCCATCATGCTTTAAAGCAGCATCCATACCAGCCTTACACTGTCTATGAGGCGGAGTCGGGCAACGACGGGCTTCAAGCCTTTGGTCTTTGCTACCCCGATGTCCTCATCCTAGAGTTTGATTTGCCAGATATGGCGGGTCTGAACCTAATTCATGAGCTGCATCGGGTGCATCCCGTTCCGGTCGTGATGTTGACCGGAAAAGGAACCGAAGAAATTGCGGTTCAGGCTCTGAAGCAGGGTGCCCATGATTATATTTCCAAGCATCAATTTGAACCCGATCGCCTTCATCACGCCATCAGTGGGGCTATCCGGCAATGTCATCTAGAGGAACTATTGCGGGAAAGCCGAGAAAGACAGCGATTGATTGCCACCACGGCATTACGAATTCGTCAATCGCTCGATGTTCCACAAATCCTGAATACGGCGGTGGCTGAAGTGCGTGAACTGCTGCGGTGCGATCGCGTCTTGGTGTATCAGTTTGATGGCGATCGCCATGGAACCATTGTCGCAGAATCTGTAGCGAACGGATGGAGTTCTACCCTAGGCCAACGGATACAGGACTCCTGTTTTCAAGCCGATCTCCGCAAAAGCTATCTGACCTATCGAGAATACGCGATTCCCAACGTTGATACTGCTGATCTGTCTGATTGCCACCTCAAATTGCTGGAACGGTTTAACGTTAAGGCTAACTTAATTGTGCCCCTTGTCTTCCAGGGCGCTGCACCGGATAGCGAGACGCGTACTCTCTGGGGGTTATTGATTGCCCATCAGTGTTCTACCCCCCGACAATGGCGTGACGAAGAGCTAGAGATTCTCAATGCTTTAGCGGTTCAGCTTTCCATCGGCATTCAGCACGGGGAACTACTGAAGCGCACCCAAGACTCCCTCACCAAAGAACGAGAACTCAACGCCTTCAAATCTCGAATCATTAAGACGGTATCCCACGAATACCGCACTCCGCTCACGATGATTTTGGGTGGAGCGGAACTGCTGGAGCGCTATCATGACCGCTTCGACGATGAGAAAAAGCTGAAATACTTACGACAAATTCAACATGCGGCAGCGCACATGACCGACTTGGTGAATGATCTGCTCTTTGCCAATCAAGTAGAGCTCAATCAAATCCGGTTTCAGCCCATTTGCCTCGATATCGTTGATTTCGTTCAGGATCTAGTCGAAGAACATCAGCAGATTGCCAGTGAGCGGCATAGGATTCAATTTACCCACCGTGGCAAACATCGTGAGTTTTGTGGCGATACCAGCTTGCTGCGTCAAATGATTTCTAACCTGCTGTCGAATGCCGTGAAATACTCCCCTGACGGGGGTCTGGTCGATGTCATGCTCCGCCTCGAGCCCGATGAACTCACGCTGCAAGTTAAAGATGAGGGCATCGGGATTCCGGAAGCGGATCGCGATCGCCTTTTTCAAGCCTTCGGACGAGCTAGCAATGTAGGCACTATTGCCGGAACCGGATTAGGGCTGATGATTGCGGAATCCTGCGTGCAAATGCATGACGGTCAGATTTCAGTGGACAGTGAGGTGGGAAAAGGAACAACAGTTACGATTAAGCTGCCCTGCTCTTGTCCAAATGTCTCAACGTTGGACAACTTATGA